A DNA window from Mycolicibacter hiberniae contains the following coding sequences:
- a CDS encoding MFS transporter has protein sequence MTSDSPAAPARLQREIWVLLGANVLIALGYGVVSPVLPVYARHFGVSISATTFLITAFALTRLLFAPVSGLLVQRRGEREVYVAGLLIVSVSTMACAFVQTYWQLLFFRALGGVGSTMFFIAAVGLMIRISPEDARGRVAGMFATAFLLGTVGGPILGSLTAGFGLNAPFLFYGSVLLVTATGVFVSLRHSHLAAPAESSGPTVSVREALGNRAYRSALLSNFATGWSVFGLRVALLPLFITEVLDRGPAFAGLALATVGVGNVCAVLPSGQLSDRIGRRGLLMVGLAACGVTTVLLGASTSLAVFLVVAYLTGVASGIYGSPQQAVISDLVGNQARAGTAVATYQMMADFGSIVGSVAVGQIAERLSFEWGFAISGGVLLVAAVTWVWAPETRDSEPIGGVADAAWLGSDDGDTGPAGQRGGQLRGSAEVLLHSEDDIAEQCGDARGER, from the coding sequence GTGACTTCCGACTCTCCGGCCGCCCCTGCGCGGCTGCAGCGGGAGATCTGGGTGCTGCTCGGCGCCAACGTGCTGATCGCGCTGGGCTACGGGGTGGTGTCGCCGGTATTGCCGGTCTACGCGCGTCATTTCGGGGTGAGCATCTCCGCGACGACCTTCCTCATCACGGCCTTCGCGCTGACGCGCCTGCTGTTCGCCCCGGTCAGCGGTCTCTTGGTGCAACGCCGCGGCGAGCGCGAGGTCTACGTCGCCGGCCTGCTGATCGTCTCGGTGTCCACCATGGCCTGCGCCTTCGTCCAGACCTACTGGCAGCTGCTCTTCTTCCGCGCGCTCGGCGGTGTCGGATCGACCATGTTCTTCATCGCGGCGGTGGGTCTGATGATCCGGATCAGTCCCGAGGACGCGCGCGGCCGGGTCGCGGGCATGTTCGCCACGGCGTTTCTGCTCGGCACCGTGGGCGGGCCGATTCTGGGGAGCCTGACCGCGGGATTCGGCCTCAACGCCCCGTTCCTGTTCTACGGGTCGGTGCTGCTGGTGACGGCCACCGGCGTGTTCGTCAGCCTGCGTCACTCGCATCTGGCCGCACCGGCGGAGTCCAGCGGGCCCACGGTGTCGGTGCGGGAGGCGTTGGGCAATCGTGCCTACCGTTCCGCGCTGTTGTCGAACTTCGCCACCGGCTGGTCGGTGTTCGGCTTACGGGTCGCCCTGCTGCCGTTGTTCATCACCGAGGTCTTGGACCGGGGACCGGCCTTTGCAGGTTTGGCGCTGGCCACGGTGGGAGTCGGCAACGTTTGTGCGGTGCTTCCCAGCGGTCAGCTCTCCGACCGGATCGGGCGCCGGGGCCTGCTCATGGTCGGGCTGGCGGCGTGTGGCGTGACGACCGTCCTGCTGGGCGCCAGCACGTCGCTGGCGGTGTTCCTGGTGGTGGCATACCTGACCGGGGTGGCGTCGGGCATCTACGGCTCCCCGCAGCAGGCGGTCATCTCCGACCTCGTCGGCAACCAGGCCCGGGCGGGCACCGCGGTGGCGACCTATCAGATGATGGCCGACTTCGGCTCGATCGTGGGTTCGGTCGCGGTCGGCCAGATCGCCGAGCGGCTGTCCTTCGAATGGGGTTTCGCAATCAGCGGTGGGGTGCTGCTGGTGGCGGCGGTCACGTGGGTGTGGGCGCCCGAGACCCGGGACAGCGAGCCGATCGGCGGGGTCGCGGACGCGGCGTGGCTAGGCTCGGATGATGGTGACACTGGACCGGCTGGTCAACGTGGTGGGCAGCTACGGGGTTCGGCTGAGGTTCTGCTCCATTCCGAGGACGACATCGCTGAGCAGTGTGGTGATGCACGAGGTGAGCGGTGA
- a CDS encoding DUF488 domain-containing protein: MSPATTFRVARVYDDVRAQDGQRILVDRVWPRGLRRDDPRVGHWFKDVAPSTALRKWYDHRPERFDEFVTRYEAELQTEAGATALAGLRVLARGHKTATLVTATRDLDGSQAAVLAKMLSRQ, translated from the coding sequence ATGAGCCCTGCAACCACATTCCGGGTGGCCCGCGTCTACGACGACGTCCGCGCGCAGGACGGTCAACGGATTCTCGTGGACCGGGTGTGGCCCCGCGGGCTGCGCAGGGACGATCCGCGGGTGGGGCACTGGTTCAAAGACGTCGCGCCGTCAACCGCGTTGCGCAAGTGGTACGACCACCGGCCCGAGCGCTTCGATGAGTTCGTCACCCGTTATGAGGCCGAACTGCAGACCGAGGCCGGCGCCACCGCGCTGGCCGGCCTGCGCGTGCTGGCCCGCGGGCACAAGACCGCGACCCTGGTGACGGCTACCCGAGACCTCGACGGCAGTCAGGCCGCCGTGCTGGCCAAGATGTTGTCGCGGCAGTGA
- a CDS encoding aldehyde dehydrogenase family protein translates to MTAVQPRTESLITVHNPATGAVAGTVPVDGSEMVAAKAAQLVSAQPEWEELGPAGRKRWMLAWQEWILDHADHITEVLISETGKSYVDASLEAVATSDAINYWATHAKEFLADRHPKAHSPVYQVKRFTTAYRPYPLVGVITPWNFPFAMPGLDVPPALAAGAAVLLKPSEVTPLSAVEFVRGWTEIGAPPVLGLATGYGETGQALIEHADFLQFTGSTATGRKVAVACAERLIPYGLELGGKDPAIVLADADLERAANGIAWGGMFNSGQVCVSVERVYVEAPVYDEFVAKLAARVGGMQQGHDGDTGAMATAAQRDIVSRHVEEATAAGARVLAGGKPTGVGTYFAPTVLADVEPEMSCMAEETFGPTLPVIKVADENEAVRLANDSPYGLSATVWTADKRRGQRLARRLEVGAVNINDALVNVFCPGLPMGGWKQSGIGYRAGGAAGIIKYCRQQAITAPRVPTQKSELLWYPASKRRMGIALAVMRAFSARGRRRFGMRPRNG, encoded by the coding sequence ATGACCGCTGTGCAGCCCAGGACTGAGTCGCTGATCACCGTGCACAACCCCGCCACCGGCGCGGTAGCGGGCACGGTGCCTGTCGATGGCTCCGAGATGGTGGCGGCCAAGGCCGCCCAACTCGTTTCCGCGCAACCGGAATGGGAGGAGCTCGGTCCGGCGGGCCGCAAGCGCTGGATGCTGGCGTGGCAGGAATGGATCCTCGACCACGCCGACCACATCACCGAGGTGTTGATTTCGGAGACCGGAAAGTCGTACGTCGACGCCAGTCTGGAGGCGGTGGCCACCAGCGACGCCATCAACTACTGGGCCACCCACGCCAAGGAGTTTCTCGCCGACCGGCATCCCAAGGCGCACAGCCCGGTCTATCAGGTGAAGCGCTTCACCACCGCCTACCGCCCGTATCCGTTGGTCGGCGTCATCACGCCGTGGAACTTCCCGTTCGCCATGCCCGGCCTTGACGTACCGCCTGCGCTTGCCGCCGGCGCGGCGGTGCTGCTCAAGCCGTCCGAGGTGACACCGCTGTCGGCAGTCGAGTTCGTGCGCGGCTGGACCGAGATCGGTGCCCCGCCGGTGCTGGGCCTGGCCACCGGTTACGGGGAGACCGGCCAGGCGCTGATCGAGCATGCCGACTTCCTGCAGTTCACCGGGTCGACGGCCACCGGTCGCAAGGTAGCGGTGGCATGCGCCGAGCGGCTGATTCCCTACGGCCTCGAGCTCGGCGGCAAGGATCCGGCGATCGTGCTGGCCGACGCCGATCTCGAACGCGCTGCCAACGGCATTGCCTGGGGCGGCATGTTCAACTCCGGACAGGTGTGCGTATCGGTGGAGCGGGTGTACGTCGAAGCACCCGTCTATGACGAGTTCGTCGCGAAGCTGGCCGCCCGGGTCGGCGGGATGCAGCAGGGCCACGACGGCGACACCGGTGCCATGGCCACCGCGGCGCAGCGCGACATCGTGTCGCGCCACGTCGAGGAGGCGACCGCGGCCGGCGCGCGGGTGCTCGCCGGCGGCAAGCCCACCGGAGTGGGCACCTACTTCGCCCCGACCGTGCTCGCCGACGTGGAGCCGGAGATGTCGTGCATGGCCGAGGAGACGTTCGGCCCGACCCTGCCGGTGATCAAGGTCGCCGACGAGAACGAGGCCGTCCGGTTGGCCAATGACTCGCCGTACGGACTGTCGGCCACGGTGTGGACGGCAGACAAACGCCGCGGGCAGCGGTTGGCGCGCCGGCTGGAAGTGGGCGCGGTCAACATCAACGATGCCTTGGTCAATGTGTTCTGCCCCGGGCTGCCGATGGGCGGCTGGAAACAGTCCGGTATCGGCTACCGGGCTGGAGGCGCAGCCGGGATCATCAAATACTGCCGGCAGCAGGCGATTACGGCGCCACGGGTTCCCACTCAGAAGTCCGAACTGTTGTGGTACCCGGCTTCCAAGCGCCGGATGGGGATTGCGCTGGCCGTCATGCGTGCGTTCTCGGCGCGTGGGCGGCGGCGGTTCGGAATGCGGCCGCGCAACGGCTAG
- a CDS encoding SDR family NAD(P)-dependent oxidoreductase: MTKCGAQGPQGSQGRLPGKSAVITGAAFGIGRATAVLFAREGARLVLTDIQAEPLLALADELRQSGAEVETVIGDVSVQTDAEAMIRAAVDRFGRLDVLVANAGIIPLGDAQEVTAADWDSVMAIDGRGMFLTCKFAIEAMLPTGGGAIVCLSSISGLAGQKRQAAYGPAKFIASGLTKHLAVEWADRGIRVNAVAPGTIRTERVRRFPEEPGGSAYLAAVERMHPMGRIGEPAEVASAIVFLASDDASFITGAVLPVDGGYLAQ, from the coding sequence ATGACGAAATGCGGAGCCCAAGGACCACAAGGATCCCAAGGACGTCTCCCCGGAAAGTCGGCTGTGATCACCGGGGCAGCCTTTGGTATCGGCCGGGCCACCGCTGTGCTCTTCGCCCGTGAAGGTGCGCGTCTGGTCCTGACTGACATTCAAGCCGAGCCGCTGCTGGCGCTCGCCGATGAACTGCGGCAATCCGGCGCGGAGGTTGAGACAGTCATCGGCGACGTCTCGGTCCAGACCGACGCGGAGGCAATGATCAGGGCGGCGGTCGACCGCTTCGGACGGCTCGACGTGCTGGTCGCCAACGCCGGCATCATCCCGCTCGGCGATGCGCAAGAGGTGACCGCCGCTGACTGGGACAGTGTCATGGCCATCGATGGCCGCGGCATGTTCCTCACGTGCAAATTCGCAATCGAGGCGATGCTGCCAACCGGCGGTGGCGCGATCGTCTGTCTCTCGTCGATCTCGGGGCTCGCCGGGCAGAAGCGGCAGGCGGCCTACGGACCCGCCAAGTTCATCGCCAGCGGGTTGACCAAGCACTTGGCGGTCGAGTGGGCCGACCGGGGGATCAGAGTCAACGCCGTTGCCCCCGGGACGATTCGCACCGAACGGGTCAGGCGCTTCCCGGAGGAGCCGGGTGGCTCAGCCTATTTGGCGGCCGTCGAACGCATGCACCCGATGGGCCGTATCGGCGAACCGGCCGAAGTTGCCAGTGCCATCGTCTTCCTCGCTTCCGACGACGCCTCCTTCATCACCGGCGCCGTGCTGCCCGTCGACGGGGGATACCTCGCGCAATAG
- a CDS encoding LuxR C-terminal-related transcriptional regulator yields MTGELEANATDSCVGSSAITVAVIDSHDVVHAGIGAWCAQADPAIDILGSFHSTTEMLARYPNIPNEIAVVIFDVFIDGDRPAFDALRAMCQAGQRVIVYSQLSTDEVILTCLEVGAVTYLVKTEGQRHLIDAIQAAHTSEPYVGPQMAKALASDQTSGRANLSDREKEVLITWFQTESKELVAGRLHIAPTTVRTHLQRARAKYAAVGRPAPTKAALLARAIEDGVLSLGDL; encoded by the coding sequence TTGACCGGGGAACTCGAGGCCAACGCAACCGATTCCTGCGTCGGCTCATCCGCTATCACGGTCGCCGTCATCGATAGCCACGATGTCGTCCACGCCGGCATCGGTGCGTGGTGCGCACAGGCCGATCCGGCGATCGACATCCTGGGTAGTTTTCACAGCACCACGGAGATGCTCGCGCGCTACCCCAACATTCCCAACGAGATCGCCGTCGTGATTTTCGACGTGTTCATCGACGGCGATCGGCCGGCCTTCGATGCCCTGCGCGCCATGTGCCAGGCGGGACAGCGGGTCATCGTCTACTCCCAGCTGTCGACCGATGAAGTGATCCTGACCTGCCTGGAGGTCGGCGCGGTCACTTATCTGGTGAAGACCGAGGGGCAGCGGCACCTCATCGACGCCATCCAGGCGGCGCACACTTCCGAGCCCTACGTCGGGCCGCAGATGGCCAAGGCGCTGGCGAGCGACCAGACGTCGGGACGCGCCAACCTCTCCGACCGCGAGAAGGAGGTGCTGATCACCTGGTTCCAGACCGAGAGCAAGGAACTGGTCGCCGGCCGGCTGCACATCGCTCCGACCACGGTCCGCACCCACCTCCAGCGGGCCCGGGCCAAGTACGCGGCGGTGGGCAGGCCCGCGCCCACCAAAGCGGCGTTGCTCGCCCGAGCCATCGAAGACGGCGTCTTGAGCCTGGGCGACTTGTGA
- a CDS encoding DMT family transporter, with protein sequence MTGAVLALMSAAGFGVSDFAGGLAARRVPALRVVLVSYPVALVVLGTLAVAVGGPIPPGAVGWGTASGIALGLGGWWFYAALGAGPISVVSPISAVLTAAVPVVVGLTLGERPGPVAYGGIALALVAVALVSRQATDEDIRLHRFTRKVAWLTVGAGVMFGLDFVFIHQAPADSGLWPLAFARVAAAVLVLTAAGGAGERGLPTGRPLRLALLAGLSDAAANIAMLLALRGSELSSVSVLIALFPAVTVVLAIVVLRERVHYGQLLGMAAAVVSIAMITAR encoded by the coding sequence GTGACCGGCGCCGTCCTGGCGCTGATGTCAGCGGCCGGTTTCGGGGTCAGCGATTTCGCCGGCGGCCTCGCCGCACGTCGCGTCCCCGCCCTGCGGGTGGTCCTGGTGTCCTACCCGGTGGCGCTGGTGGTCCTGGGCACGCTCGCCGTCGCGGTGGGCGGCCCGATTCCCCCGGGCGCGGTCGGCTGGGGCACGGCTTCGGGCATCGCGCTGGGGCTGGGCGGATGGTGGTTCTACGCCGCTTTGGGCGCGGGGCCCATCTCAGTGGTGTCGCCGATCTCGGCGGTGCTCACCGCCGCGGTTCCGGTCGTGGTCGGCTTGACGCTGGGGGAGCGGCCCGGGCCGGTGGCCTACGGCGGTATCGCGCTGGCGCTGGTGGCGGTGGCCCTGGTGAGCCGGCAGGCCACCGATGAGGACATCCGGCTGCACCGGTTCACCCGCAAGGTGGCGTGGCTGACCGTTGGCGCCGGCGTGATGTTCGGACTGGACTTCGTGTTCATCCACCAGGCTCCAGCGGATTCCGGCCTGTGGCCGCTGGCGTTTGCGCGGGTGGCGGCCGCGGTGCTGGTGCTCACCGCGGCGGGCGGAGCGGGCGAACGGGGATTGCCCACCGGCAGGCCGCTGCGGCTGGCGCTGCTGGCGGGTCTGTCGGACGCGGCGGCCAATATCGCGATGCTGCTGGCGCTGCGGGGATCGGAGCTGTCGTCGGTCAGCGTGCTGATAGCGCTGTTCCCGGCCGTGACTGTGGTGCTGGCCATTGTGGTGCTGCGCGAGCGGGTGCACTACGGCCAGCTGCTGGGCATGGCAGCAGCAGTGGTTTCGATAGCGATGATCACGGCCCGATAG
- the smpB gene encoding SsrA-binding protein SmpB, translated as MAKKSADKGRKKQSGKQIVASNRKARHNYAILDVYEAGVALVGTEVKSLRAGQASLVDAFATVDDGEVWLRNMHIPEYQHGTWTNHDPRRTRKLLLHRRQIDMLIGKIRDGNLTLVPLSVYFNEGKVKVELALARGKQAHDKRQDLARRDAQREVTRALGRRAKGM; from the coding sequence GTGGCGAAGAAGTCGGCGGACAAGGGCCGCAAGAAGCAGTCGGGGAAGCAGATTGTCGCGTCGAATCGCAAGGCGCGGCACAACTACGCGATCCTCGACGTGTACGAGGCCGGAGTAGCGCTGGTCGGCACGGAGGTGAAGAGCCTACGGGCCGGTCAGGCCTCCCTGGTCGACGCGTTCGCCACCGTCGACGACGGCGAGGTGTGGCTGCGCAATATGCACATTCCCGAGTACCAGCACGGCACCTGGACCAACCACGATCCGCGCCGCACCCGCAAACTGCTGCTGCACCGGCGTCAGATCGACATGCTGATCGGCAAGATCCGCGACGGCAATCTCACCCTGGTGCCCTTGTCGGTGTACTTCAACGAGGGCAAGGTCAAGGTCGAACTGGCGCTGGCCCGCGGTAAGCAGGCCCACGACAAGCGCCAGGACCTCGCCCGTCGTGATGCGCAACGCGAGGTCACCCGGGCGCTGGGCCGGCGGGCCAAGGGCATGTGA
- the ftsX gene encoding permease-like cell division protein FtsX — MRFGFLFNEVVTGLRRNITMTAAMILTTAISIGLFGGGLLVVRLADQSRAIYLDRVESQVFLDPDVAADDPNCDGQACKALREQIEQRDDVKSVRYLNSDDAYADAIRKFPEFKDVASKDSFPASFIVKLENPEQSKDFDAAMLGQPGVLSVLNQKKLIDRLFAVLDGLSSVAFAVALVQAVGAVLLIANMVQVAAYTRRTEVSIMRLVGASRWYTQLPFLVEAVLAATVGVIIAIGGLIVVRALFLDNALSQFYQAHLIARIDYADILYISPILLLLGAAMAGATAYVTLRLYVRR; from the coding sequence GTGCGCTTCGGCTTTCTGTTCAACGAGGTCGTCACCGGCCTGCGCCGCAATATCACCATGACGGCGGCGATGATCCTCACCACCGCGATCTCGATCGGCCTGTTCGGGGGCGGTCTGCTGGTGGTGCGCCTGGCCGACCAGTCGCGCGCCATCTACCTCGACCGGGTGGAATCGCAGGTGTTCCTCGACCCCGACGTCGCTGCCGACGACCCCAATTGCGACGGCCAGGCATGCAAGGCGCTGCGGGAGCAGATCGAGCAACGCGACGACGTGAAGTCGGTGCGGTATCTGAACTCCGACGACGCCTACGCCGACGCGATCCGCAAGTTTCCCGAATTCAAGGACGTGGCCAGCAAGGACTCCTTCCCGGCCTCGTTCATCGTCAAGCTCGAAAACCCGGAGCAGAGCAAGGATTTCGACGCCGCGATGCTGGGCCAGCCGGGTGTGCTCAGCGTCCTGAACCAGAAGAAACTGATCGATCGACTGTTTGCCGTGCTCGACGGCCTGAGCAGTGTCGCGTTTGCGGTTGCCCTGGTGCAGGCGGTCGGGGCCGTGTTGTTGATCGCCAACATGGTTCAAGTGGCCGCCTACACCCGCCGCACCGAGGTTTCCATCATGCGCCTGGTCGGTGCCAGCCGCTGGTACACCCAGCTGCCGTTCCTTGTCGAGGCGGTATTGGCTGCCACGGTGGGCGTTATCATTGCGATCGGGGGCCTGATCGTGGTGCGCGCACTGTTCCTCGACAACGCGCTGAGCCAGTTCTATCAAGCGCATCTGATCGCGCGTATCGACTACGCCGACATCCTTTACATCTCGCCGATTCTGTTGTTACTGGGCGCGGCGATGGCCGGAGCGACGGCATACGTGACGCTTCGACTGTACGTCCGGCGGTAG
- the ftsE gene encoding cell division ATP-binding protein FtsE: MITLDHVTKQYKASARPALDDINVKIDKGEFVFLIGPSGSGKSTFMRLLLAEETPTSGDIQVSKFHVNKLAGRHIPSLRQVLGCVFQDFRLLQQKTVFENVAFALEVIGKKPETINRVVPEVLEMVGLSGKANRLPGELSGGEQQRVAIARAFVNRPLVLLADEPTGNLDPETSEDIMDLLERINRTGTTVLMATHDHHIVDSMRQRVVELSLGRLVRDEQRGVYGMDR, encoded by the coding sequence ATGATCACGCTCGACCATGTCACCAAGCAGTACAAAGCGTCGGCCCGTCCGGCGCTCGACGACATCAACGTCAAGATCGACAAGGGCGAGTTCGTGTTCCTGATCGGCCCGTCCGGCTCGGGCAAGTCCACGTTCATGCGACTGCTGCTCGCCGAGGAGACGCCCACGTCGGGCGACATTCAGGTGTCGAAGTTTCACGTCAACAAACTGGCCGGCCGCCATATCCCCAGCCTGCGCCAGGTACTCGGATGCGTTTTCCAGGACTTCCGGTTGTTGCAGCAGAAGACGGTCTTCGAAAACGTCGCGTTCGCGCTGGAGGTCATCGGCAAGAAGCCGGAGACGATCAATCGGGTCGTCCCGGAGGTCTTGGAGATGGTCGGGCTGTCCGGAAAGGCCAACCGGTTGCCCGGCGAGTTGTCCGGCGGCGAGCAGCAGCGCGTCGCGATCGCGCGGGCCTTCGTCAACCGGCCACTGGTGCTGCTGGCCGACGAGCCGACGGGGAACCTGGACCCGGAGACAAGTGAGGACATCATGGACCTGCTGGAGCGGATCAACCGCACGGGAACGACGGTGCTGATGGCGACTCACGACCACCACATCGTCGACTCGATGCGCCAGCGGGTGGTCGAGCTGTCGCTGGGGCGTCTGGTGCGCGACGAACAGCGCGGCGTCTACGGGATGGACCGCTGA